In Streptomyces camelliae, the sequence ATGTGGGTCGGCTGATGTGGGTCAGCCGACCCCGTACCGCGCCCCTGGCCTACGAACTGGCCAGCGACAGCTTCACGGCGAAGCCGAGGAACAGTGCCCCCGCCGCCGAAGTGGCCGTGGCGGACAGTCTCTTCCGGCGCCGGAAGGCGGCAGCGAGCCGGGTGCCGCCGAATATCAGCGTGCTGAGGTACAGGAAGCTGGCCAGCTGGCCGAAGGCGCCCAGGATGGCGAAGGAGAGGGCCGGGTAGGCGTAGCCCGGATCGACGAACTGCACGAAGAAGGCGACGAAGAACAGGATCGCCTTGGGGTTGAAGAGGCTGACCACCAGGGCCCGCCGGAAGGGCCGCTCCTCGGTGACGGCGGCGGGCGCGGAGTCCTCCACGGCCTGCTCCCGCCGCGTCCGCCACAGCTGCCAGGCGGACCGCAGCATCCCGACCGCCAGCCAGGTCAGATAACCGGCGCCTGCGTACTTCACGATCCCGAACAGCACCGCGTTGGCCTTCAGCAGGGAGGCGACGCCGGCGGCGGACAGCGTCATCAGCACGGTGTCCCCGCAGAACACCCCTGCGGCGGCCGTGTACCCGGCCCGCACCCCGCGCCGGGCGGCGACGGACAGCACGTACAGCGAGTTGGGACCGGGCAGCAGCACGATCAGGGCGAGGCCTGCCAGGTAGGTGGGCAGATCGATGACACCGAAC encodes:
- the leuE gene encoding leucine efflux protein LeuE — its product is MFGVIDLPTYLAGLALIVLLPGPNSLYVLSVAARRGVRAGYTAAAGVFCGDTVLMTLSAAGVASLLKANAVLFGIVKYAGAGYLTWLAVGMLRSAWQLWRTRREQAVEDSAPAAVTEERPFRRALVVSLFNPKAILFFVAFFVQFVDPGYAYPALSFAILGAFGQLASFLYLSTLIFGGTRLAAAFRRRKRLSATATSAAGALFLGFAVKLSLASS